GTCTCCTGGAGGAGTTCGACAGCATATCTGTGACACGTTCCAACTCCCTACGTAAAGAAAGCCCTACGGGCTCCCACCAGGCTGGGGCCCCCAAACCCGCCTCCCACCACCCccaacacccccaccccaacGAGGAGAACGGCTTCAGCCACTATTACTCCCGGTACTCCTGTGACCTGGACACCTCCAGTAGGGACTTCTCTCTGGAGCCCTACAGGAAGGACAGTAAAGGCTTTGCTCCAGATGGTGACTGGGCCGTGGGGAGACACTACCGCTTCCCCAAACAGAACGGCCACCTCACCCACRCCACCCGCATCCCCTTCTACCCCGACGCCATGCCTCAGAAGGCCGATTACGCCAAGCTGCCTCCGGACTACCACACCTACCTGGAGAGCAAGGTGGCGGGGGCGCGCTCGGCCGACGAGGTGGGATCAGGGTCCGGGGTGGGCAGCGGAGGGGGGTCCGCCGGGTCCACGACAGGGGGGTACTACCGTGCGTCCGTAGGTGGCTCGTCCAGTCAGGACTACCGGGACGCGTCAATGGTGGGGACGCCGTCCCGCACATCGCTGCACAGCGAGCAAATCAACTACCCGGACAGCGAGTGGAGCTACAGCGGCGTGTCCAGAGAYGAGTACGAGAAGAGGCCCAAGTCGTCGTATGTGAGGCAGAACAGCCCCACGCCGGCCATCAGACAGCGCTCCAGGTCGGGGTCTGGCCTCCAGGAGCCCAACGTGCCCCACAGGGCCAGCGGGGTCTTTAAGAGTCCTCCTCAGACACACCCCTACAGCTCCTACACCTACCCACGCCTCTCAGAGACACTCACCAACTCACAGGCCATGGCCAAGGTACGTCTGGGCTGGTGTGTATATTTCCATGTGTTGGAAAATATGAATGCCAAGGTATGACACCAAGGGCAACATGTTAGTACTGTTATTTTCTACTATTATCAACATAATAAATAATCTAGTTTTGGtaataatttgaatcagctgatAAGTAATAGGCAGCATTTCCCTATGAAGTACCTACTAAACTGATAGGTTTGATTTGTTAGAATCCCTATTAGTCGACCACAATGGAGACAGctggtcttactggggtccgacacatgaGACAATACAGACATTGCAGACATTgcagacattacagacattacagacaatatAGACATTACAGACATTGCAGACATTgcagacattacagacattacagacattacagacaataNNNNNNNNNNNNNNNNNNNNNNNNNCCCCCCTCCCTTCCGCTCTTGCCCTCCTCCTCCatttcttctacttcttcttgcttgtatcttttttattttttcttgtcttttctctttttttttccttttttcttcctctcttttagtttttctttttctccccttcctcctcctctctgccccctccttcctctgcctcctcctctatttctcccctcctttctctctgccccctccttccctctccctcctcccatcttcctctcttctctccttccgaCTGAACTTGCTATTCCCCGCCTGCCCTTCTGCACCTTCAGTCTTGCCACCTGCGCCGCTCGTCCTCACTTCGCTTCCCCCTCTACCTTctgcccccctccttctctctgcccccctccttccttctgcccccctcctccctctgcccccctcctcctttctccccctccttcccttgtCCCCCTTCGTTCCCCTGccccccttccttccctctgcCCCCCCTCCTTCATTTCTCCCCTCGCTCCCctgcccccctccttccctccactgcccccctccttcccctgcccccctccttccctctgtccccctccttccctcctctcctccatttctccccccttccttccctctgccaacaccccccccccctccttcactctgctcctttccccctcctctgAACTGGTTATTCGTAGCGTGTAGAGTTAATTTGAATCTAGTGTGGATCCCATAAAGGTAATCTGTGTCTTAGCAGAGCCTTCTCCGCTGAGGAACAGTAGATTAACTACTGACACTAGATCCATCacacagatagaggagagagaaatgtgttggaacttacacacagcactgccaacacacttaccccaccaagACATACCACGAggtgtcttttcacagtccccatgtccaGAACAAATGATAGGAACCTACATTATTATACAGAgacatgagtgcatggaactcctgTAATGTCTGTAATGGTCTGTGTGCCTGTAATGTCTGCTAACTGTAAATGTCTGTATCATGTCTGTTAATGTCTGTTATTGTCTATTATTGTCTGTAATGTCTAGTAATGTGATGCTGCATGTTATTCTGTATGAAGTTAATGTCTGTTAATGTCTGTATTGAGAAGAGATAAACTGTCCATCAGTCTGATACCACAGTTCAGCTGACAGTGAGGGAtggggaggacagaggaagagaggtagggagggagagagggggactggGATAGCTTTTCATTTGACGTCCCAATTTCATGGCACAGGGTGTAKGAGTTTATATATAAAATGATGCAatattcaagacttcgtgcttttcagatAAAATTATTCaacagaattcttgccaccaacaaaatgttgaatatttggtgCATACAATCATCGCAGCTCTGCATATTTTGTTGAGAGGATACAGAATCTATAGACCATTTTGTTCTGGTATTGCCCTcaagtagcctgtttctggtctcaggttccgGAATGGCTGAAAAAGTATAACATTCATCTAAAATTTACCGTAGAAGTAGCATTGTTGGAAGATTTGGAGAGACCTGGTCAGtaaattactaatatactaatactcttagtacaATTTTTATCTGcaactcacaatctgtggattctatttgatTAGATAGATTAAAATTGTATGTTAaccatcacagcatagttgaaagatatatggtgcgtataaatccgaagagggtggccagcagagataggtgggatgggctgagggaagctgagggttgggatgtggaactggagtcaagtgggagtggagttgctgggcagGGGATGGAATGACGGTCAAAGAAAAGTCAAAAATGAAGTCAAAGTAACCCCCCCAAAAGGTTCGTTTGAATGATGTTTTTTCGGGTGGTTGCGGGGCAGCTCTCGGGGAACTGTTCGGGGTCTTGGAGGGTTGGTGGTCTGGCGGTTGGGATCTTGGGCCGGTGGCGAGAGAATTCTTCTTTTGAGCTCCTTACTCTTTGACTTGTGAACTACAGATATACTGCAGACAAATGTTCCTATAGAAGAGCTGCATGGAGGGGAATTATAATCAGCAGCGTATTCTGTTTCTAAGTCAACGGAAAACAAAGGggttcattcatttatttagtgTTCTAGAAGAAAAGACAAAGTCCTGATAACATCTAGAGAGCATGCGTGTATGTGTGAAGCGTACGAGGCCCAAGCAAATACCGCTCTGCAACTGCAGTCCGCTATATCAGCTGCAGTTATGCAACCGTGGAGTGGCACAGTACATATGGAGATGTGTAAAAGTGACTTTCAGGCCTAGACCCAATGGAGATGCCATAATAATCCACATTCTACAGCAACGTTCTTCACTTCTCCcagtcctggtcctggagagctgcaGTAATGTAGGTATGCAGGGCTTTGCTccaacccagcactaacacaacTCTTTCAGCAAATGTTTGAGTTTTTTATTACTTTGTTAAATTAGgtttgttagtgctgggctgaaaCAAAAGTGTGCACAGCGTCGCTCTCCAAGCGCAGGATACAAGAACACTGTTAGAGTACGTGTGTCATGGGTGGACTGACGTTTCGGGAAAATGACATATAGGCTGGTCCATTTTCATCCCAGTGGGCCTGTTTAACTTGTTTAGGTTTTTTTTGCTCAAAATGATCATTATCTCGCTAATAGTGGGGCCTCGAGGGAAGAaatgatacagtatattaaaaaTGCCAGGGCCGATTTTTGATCCCAGTTTGTTGACCCTGCCGGACAAACGCCTGTGTGATAATCTGAAGGTGAATGACAGGCTTACATCCCAGTGCTGAAACAATGACCTTTCATTGAACTGTGCAGAGCAGAAGGATCAGGCAAATGTCTCAGTCAcgactctccccctcctccttctgtgtaGAGACTATATTCTGCACCTACGGTATTACACCTAGCCTATTATGCACAAATATAGGAACTAGTTATTTATCTATATATTCCTCCATCTAATACCTTTGCCGAACGATGTAGCACGAACAGAGAGTAACAACAAGATGTATTACACTGATGTATACATACATTTGTGCTCTGTGTCcgctgaggagaggagacttgCTGTAGTAGACTGTACATCTGGTGTTACAGTAGTACTGTACATGCTGATGCAAACCCCAGGATGCCCTTATGAAATCCACTTAACCTCCAACGCCTCAGTAAACAYGCCGTCTGGGGAAATATTGCACACACAAGTAGAACCAGAAACAGTCatttacaatgtgtttttttgttacaaATAACTTGGCTGTGATTGGGCAAGACAGGTTCTATATCTGGTCACACTTTATACACATAATCGTCCTATAATTTAAACAAAATTCACTACATGACTCACTATTTAGTTCCATCTGAAGAAGCAGGAGATCATCGAGGGGTATGTGAAAAACAGTCACAGGATATGTGTCGTGACGCGTGTAGATTACTAACATCGgtagaaaaaatatattaaaaactaAAGCGTGTTGTAAGTGATCTGGAAGCTTAAGAACCAGCATTCTTCCTGCCTCTTGGACCTTGTAATAaacccacctctcttctctctctctccctgcctctcttctctctccctgcctctcttctctctccctgcctctcttctctctctctccctgcctctcttctctctccctgcctctctcctcttccgtccctgtcttccttctcctccctgcTATCTTTCATCGCCAatgccatctcttctctcttcctgcctcctatctctctccctgccatctcttctcctctctcttgctctctcctctcatcctcatcacttcttctctctccctgcctctctttctctctccgcttctccccttgcctctcttcttctatcctctcttctctgcttctgctctctctctatcctgcctCTTTCCTTCCCGCtcatctctccctgcctctcttctcctccttgtcttctcttcccctgctctcttctctctcccctagcatctctctcttccctctgtctctctcctatgccttctcttctctctccctgatactcttctatctccctgtctcttctctcccttgcctctcttctctctccctgcctctctctctctctcctgcctctctttcttctctccctccctgctttctctctctccctgcctcctctcttctctctcccttgcatctcttctctctccctcctgtcttctccgtcctcctgcctctcttctcttctcctgcctcatctttctctctccctccctcttcctctctctctctctctcgcctcctcttctctctctccctgctctcttctccctcccttgccctctcttctctctccctgcctctcttctctctctgcttcctcctcttccgtctctctctcctctccttcttcctggcatctcttctctctccctcccgtcctcttccttgcctctctcctcttgcactctctttcttcctctgctcctccctgcctctcttctctctccctgcctctcttctcctccttgccctctcctccgcctctcttcttctcttttcctctccctatgcctctcttctcttccctgtcCCCCccctcttcatcttctctcttttctctttttcttctctgcctctctggtctctctgcccctcctcctttggtctctctcctgcttcttctctcttcctgcactctacttctctcttctgcctcttctctctctctccttcctcccctcctcctctcttctctctccctccctccctctctttctcctcctctcctccctctccctgccctcgtcttcctctcctcgcctccccctcgtctctactctcctcccctccttctctctctcctcccacgccttctctcttcccttcctccctctcccctccctctctctttctcctcccctctttctttctccctcccctcttctttctccctcccccttctcctccctcccttctctctccctcctgcctcttcttctctctctgcctctcttttctctccccgcctctcttctctctcctacctctcctctctcccttcctccctccgtctcctctctcccttcctccctctcctccctccctctcctcctccctctcttctctctctccctccctctcttcctctctcttctctctccccctctctctctctccctgctctcttctctctccccgcctctcttctctctccctgccttctctctctctcctcctgtcttctctctccctgcttctcttctctctccctgcctctcttctctccctgctctccctgcatctcttctctcttcctgctctcttctctctccctgcttctctcttctctctccctgcctctctcctctccatggcctctcttctctctcccttcctccctcttctctctccctcccgctctttcctccctctctctctctctctccctgcctctcttctctctcctccctctcctgcatctcttctctctccctccctccctgcatctcttctctctccctccccctcttctctctctctccctccgcctcttatctctctctcctcctctctctcctccctccctctcttctttctcgcctgcctccttctcttctctccctcctccatctccctctcttctctctcctgcctctcttctctctcactgcctctttcctccctctcttctctctctcctcccctcttctctctccctcctcttctctctccttcctccctctcccctccctctcttctttctccctcctcttctctccccccccttcctctctccccccctctctatccctctccttcctctcctgcctctcttctcccctctccctgcctcctctcccccctctcctcccctcttctcccccctctccctccctcttctcccccctctatccctctcccttgTCTTTTTCTTTTGAATTCAGTCATTAACAAAATCCCCCCTTTATGTTGTGAGCCGTGGGGGTAAACAGTAGACAGCATGGGGACTTACACAcaccactcctcttcctcctcctcctctcctcctcctcctcctcctcctcctccaactcctcctcctcctcctcctcctcctcctccccatcctccgagtcagagcagcagcagcagtgacaAATTGATGCTGCACTTCTTTCTCCTTTCTGCAGCTCCGCACTAAAACGGCCCAACGATGTTCCAGCGCAGAATTCAATTTCCCAGTTCAGTTGGGTTGTTGATTACCTTGCCAAATTCAGATGAATACGCATTTAACTAACATGGATCAGGAGACCCTTGGCTGACAGCCAGCCGCCGGGGCCACCAATGATAGGGTGTCTGGAGAGTAGTCCATCCCTCCTGCAAGACAATAAGGTGCACCGCCCTCCTCACAGTCATTGATTAAACAAGTCCCACGCCGCATCATTATACCGCCATCTACCCAGTCCTCCtcctactctgtgtgtgtgtgtaggtggaggagtgtgtgtgggtgtggtggaggagtgtgtgtgtgtaggtggaggatgtgtgtgtgtgtaggtggaggagtgtgtgggtgtgtaggtggaggagtgtgtgtgtgtaggtggagaGTGTGTAAGATaggtgagaggagtggtgtgCTGATGAGGTGCAGAggagtgttgtgtagtgtagtgtggaggagtgtgtgtggtagagtggcaggagtgtgtgtaggtggaggagtgtgtgtaggtggaggagtgtgtgtagtgtaggtggaggagtgtggtgtaggtggaggagtgtgtgcaggtggaggagtgtgtgtaggtggaggagtgtgtgtgtgtaggtggaggaGTGTGTGAGGTGGAGGAGTGTTGGTGTAGGTGATGTGTGTAGAGATAGTTAGAGGAGTAGATGTAGTGTGTAGGTATAGAGAGGACGTGTGGTCGGTTGTGTAGGTGGAGGAAGTGGTGTGTAGGTGGaggagtggtggtggtgaggtggaGGTGGTTGTGGTGGCAGGTGGAAGGAGTGGTGtaggtggaggagtgtgtgtagtggaggagtgtgtgtggtagtgtaggtggtaggagtgtgtgtgtgtaggtggaggagtgtgtgtaaggtggaggagtgtgtgtagGTGGGAAGATGTGTGTAggctggaggagtgtgtgtgtgtggtggaggagtgtgttgtggtgtaggtggaggtgtgtgtgtaggttggaGGGAGTGGTGTGTGCAGATGGAGGAGTGTGTGtaggtggaggagtgtgtgtagtgtaggtgGAGAGTGTGTAGTCAGTGGAGTAGGATAGGTGCCTGAGAGCGGACGAAGAGCCGTAAAAAGAGTTGTGTCgtttagatgtgtgtgttgtttggagGCGTGTGGTGAGTTGGCAAGTTTCCGTTTAGGAGGTGTGTCGGTGGAGCGAACCCCGTTGATAAGTGTGTAGGCTGGGAAGTGAGTTTGCACTTCGTTGGATTGGAGCGCTGGGAGGTGGTAGGGTGGGACGTggaaaagggtgtgtgtgtgtaggtggacccgcgcacgtgtgtgtgtgtaggtggaggaGTGTGTAGGTGGAAGTGTGGTAGGGGGAGTGAGTGTGGAAGTGTTAGTGtaggtggaggagtgtgtgtagtgtaggtggaggagtgtggtgtgtgtgtagggggtaaGTGTGTAGGTGAGGAGTGTGTTGTGTAGGTGGAGAGTGGATGTGGTAGCAGTGTGTAGGTGAAGTGCGTAGGTGGATGGAGTGTGATCCGTGTGTTGTGTAGGTAggagcaggagtgtgtgtgtgtagctgtgtgtaggtggaggagtgtgtgtggtagtggtagtggaggagtgtgtgtgtagtggagaGTGTGGTATggtgggaggagtgtgtgtgtgtaggtggaggtCCGGAGTGAAGTGGAATAggatggaggagtgtgtgtgtgtaggtgaggagtgtgtggtgtgtgtaggtggaggagtgtttgtgtgaggtggagggtgtgtgtgtgtaggcaatgCGAGAAGGCATGAAGTGCCAATAGGTGGaggtagtgtgtgagtgtgagagagattcTACCATTTCAATgttccctcctccttcctgccCCGCCTCTTCCTTGTTGTCAGGTTTTCATTAGGAGACTATGTCCTGTCGGAGTGTGTGTTCCAGGGGGGGAGTGTGTGTTCAGGGGGGAGTGTGTGTtcaggggggtgtgtgtgttcaggggggAGTGTGTGTTCAGGGGGAGTGTGTTTCGGGGGGAGTGTGTGTTCGGGGGGGAGTGTGTGTTGCAGGGGGAGTGTGTGCTTGCGGGAAGTTGTACGTGTTCGCTGAGGTGTGTGTTCAGGGGGGGAGTGTGTGTTCGGGGGGAGTGTGTGTTCAGGGGGAGATGTGTGTTCAGGGGGGAGTGTGTGTTCAGGGGGAGTGGTGTCTTGCGCGCGAAGGTGTACGTGTTCGCTGGGATGTGTGTGTTCAGGGGGGAGTGTGTGTTCGGGGGGAGTGTGTGTTCAGGGGGGAGTGTGTGTCAGGGGGGGAGTGGTGTGTTCAGGGGGGAGTGTGTGTTCAGGGGGAGTGTGTGCTTGCGGGAAGTGTACGTGTTCGGCTGGGAGTGTGTGTTTCGGGAGGGGCAGTGGTGGAGGTAATTTAATTGACTCTGACAGTCAGAGCATCATCTCCTCAGTGCTGGAGGCAGATTGTCTTCACTCGATAGAGTATTAGTCTAGATATTATATATCTCAGCCCTGTACGACCAGGGACGGTTCATAGCTATAATTCAGTCTACTTTAAAACagctggttttctgagcaatctttMTAATTATTAGAACATGTAAACAGCTGAATCAGCGTTCcagtggtgtatttgatctgcacatGTACCAGCACCGGGTAACACAACCTTCCCTCTTATCCATGAGAGAAGKKAGTTCAGAAAACTGGAAGTGTGCAYCTTGTAAATAGTTTTCAYATACACACTTTATATGTcaaaactcagaatcaaatagtctTCGCAAAAATAATGGACTTTGCCCTGAAAAAGTTTTGCACTTAAATACAAATTTTGAGCCGGCTGTCATCTTATGAGCTTATTAAAGTATTATTTTAATATTAGCTCATCTAGCTTAAATAGCTTATGTTTTCAGGGTATTAGCTGTCTTTCTAACACTGTCTATGTCTGTCTTCCATCTCTCGCAGGGTGATTACGACCGGCAGTCACGGGACGGGAGTCCCCAGGTCCCAGGGTCTGACACGTACCCCCGCGGGCCCCTCAAACTACCTCAGAGTCACAACAAGCCCTCTGGCTACCCCCCCGGACTCCAGTACCCCCCTGTGTTCCACCACTACAAACCCTCCCCCTACCACCACCCACCCTCACAGCCCAGCCCGCCATACACCCCACAGGTGGGTCTACCGTGtgcgtacctgtgtgtgtgtgcatgtgattgTGCATWTTTGCATGCGTATGTGTGTCCTAAGATAGGATTATATCTTGTTCATGACCTAAAAATATTATGATCTACAATTACATATGACTCTCAGAGAAACAGGTGTAACTGCAAAGATCACCACCGACAGTGCAGTAGAGTCATTAACCggatctctcccccctccctcctacaGGGGGCATATTCCCAGCCATCGTCCCTCTACATTCCCCTGGGGGCTTACCCCCCTCCTTCCTGGGGCTCCAGTTCAGACACCCAGCCATCCAGGGTCTCCCACGAACAGTTCAGGGCCGCCCTGCAGCTCGTCGTCAACCCAGGTAATCACAGAGAAGCCTAAGAAAGAAACACAAGTACAACCCAAATCAGTTAAAATATACAGTAAGTTTTTCCGCTAGTTTGTAGATAATGAACCGAAGCTTCATAGATATCTTTCTGGGGGCAGCAAACATTGATCAGCCTCTGATCTGTCCATCTTTGACCCCAGGTGACCCCAGGGAGTACTTGGACAGTTTCATAAAAATTGGCGAGGGCTCGACGGGCATTGTGTGCATTGCCAGCGAGAAGCACAGTGGCAAGCAGGTGGCAGTCAAGAAGATGGACttgaggaaacagcagaggagagaaCTGCTCTTCAACGAGGTGAGAAGtcaagggttaggggttaggggtcatggGTTTGTCTCTGTGGAGACCAAACCATTTTGGTactgtatttttttactttaatagACAAAKATTTAGGTAAGATAGTGTAAGCCTATACATTTAATTAGTCAACATTTCAATTAGACGTGCCAGAGTAAAACTATAAAGCTAGTTTTTAGCCCCCAGATTAGGCTACCTCACAGAAGAGGCTTTTCTGKACCTCAGATGTGTTGATCAGAGCAGTGTGTTAGTGAACCTGATTTAGATGTTGCCAAGGCAACAAGCTGACATTATTTTGGGTTTGGAAAGGAGTGTGCCAAGCCTTttagctctactctactgtaccattGCTGCCTGCTATGTAGCAACACTGTGGAGCTGTTACTACTCAGTAGTCAGACACAGTATTTTTGTTATGAAGCCAGTGAGGGAAGACTTTGTTTGAATGAAGTGGGTTGAATGACTGTATGTTAACAAGGTGTTGACATCGAACCAAAACATGAAGTATCTTGTCCTTACACATTTACGCACCCACATCGATGATtagtaatagtgtgtgtgtgtgtgttatgaagcTTGATGTTATCTTTTAGCACTCCAATCTAATAATCACTTTTCATTAAGCTTCTAAAAAGATTGCAGagccatttatttatttcatttgtgacataggctacctgctattctataaaataacttTTCAATGAATTCCATCATTCATTTTCATCATATATTGCAGACATTGAAATGTAAATTCAACCAAGATCTGATGTTAGGAGTAAAATYTAACCAATAGAAAATACATATACATTTTTAAGTAAAGAATATGCTTACAAATACCCCCAAATAAGATGCCATTATTTACAGTACTATCCTCATTTATTCAAATGTAATCTTCAATCAAATTTTTGGGAGTAGCTTATTGCAAAAATAACAACTTTGATCTGTGTCCAGTACTTATGGAGGGCACTGTAGCCTACATCAGGAGAATCATTTAGCTTGCAAGCTTCATCAGTGGCCAGTTACCAATCCATCAATAGATGGGAAGATAACTTGGTAAAACTGAACACGAAGGCTAGGCAAACTGGGCttttgttagctagttagcttagccGGGGACGCCCACTACCTAGCTTTCTTCAATTTCATTCYAACATGCATGGCTGTATTTTCATTAACTTTGTCAATGCCTATTGTTTCCAGAAATTATACACGTTGTTATTTCTTAACACTGTAATATAATGTCACCATCTGATAgttagctacagatgtaggatgaaAACCTATGCTAGTTACGTTAGTTAAACACCTGTATGGAGGAATGAAACTTGCCTTTTTAACTGTAAAATATTGATGTGATGTAGACATAAAGAATAGACTTACCTTCAAGTAGATGTTTAAAGTTTTTTTCTAGGACATCAGGCAGGCAATCTACACCAGTGTGAAACTAGCAGGTTTGAGCTAGCTTATCAGAGCTACTCCTAGGTAAAATGGTGGACCATTTGCGACGCGATTTKAGCTAGAATTCCTATCTACTTGAGGATGACATCTTCACTGGTATGGACACCATTAATCGTCCAGACTGTTTAAGTATTTGAATGTTGTATGTTTCACTGTTCTACCCAGGCCC
This Salvelinus sp. IW2-2015 unplaced genomic scaffold, ASM291031v2 Un_scaffold861, whole genome shotgun sequence DNA region includes the following protein-coding sequences:
- the LOC112069033 gene encoding serine/threonine-protein kinase PAK 5; its protein translation is MFGKKKKRLEISAPSNFEHRVHTGFDAREQKFTGLPQQWQSLLADTANRPKPMVDPSYITPIQLAPMKISPKKIRSAETPLRKTIVRGNRPPKDASINGLLEEFDSISVTRSNSLRKESPTGSHQAGAPKPASHHPQHPHPNEENGFSHYYSRYSCDLDTSSRDFSLEPYRKDSKGFAPDGDWAVGRHYRFPKQNGHLTHXTRIPFYPDAMPQKADYAKLPPDYHTYLESKVAGARSADEVGSGSGVGSGGGSAGSTTGGYYRASVGGSSSQDYRDASMVGTPSRTSLHSEQINYPDSEWSYSGVSRDEYEKRPKSSYVRQNSPTPAIRQRSRSGSGLQEPNVPHRASGVFKSPPQTHPYSSYTYPRLSETLTNSQAMAKGDYDRQSRDGSPQVPGSDTYPRGPLKLPQSHNKPSGYPPGLQYPPVFHHYKPSPYHHPPSQPSPPYTPQGAYSQPSSLYIPLGAYPPPSWGSSSDTQPSRVSHEQFRAALQLVVNPGDPREYLDSFIKIGEGSTGIVCIASEKHSGKQVAVKKMDLRKQQRRELLFNEVVIMRDYHHENVVDMYNSYLVGDELWVVMEFLEGGALTDIVTHTSGVFAVSGLLQGLSGRWCQRQAKGRVFRGVQRGLWRGVMAVVSGSVSGFQAVFRRGFRRVRRFQRLQASSVFAGSMVSHVCQRVQGGSGRVRRVQVVSGFRRQTTVCVLVLRALSYLHIQGVIHRDIKSDSILLTSDGRIKLSDFGFCAQVSKEVPKRKSLVGTPYWMAPEVISRLPYGTEVDIWSLGIMVIEMIDGEPPYFNEPPLQAMRRIRDNLPPRLKESHKVSSVLRAFLGLMLVREPSQRATAQELLQHPFLKLSGPPSCIVPLMRHYRHR